In Xiphias gladius isolate SHS-SW01 ecotype Sanya breed wild chromosome 16, ASM1685928v1, whole genome shotgun sequence, a genomic segment contains:
- the LOC120801653 gene encoding aggrecan core protein-like isoform X1 codes for MKTLVLLPLSFAVALAVPPFPPSVAQNPDLPKEDQSPLLGDWVPLQGHVEVEDPAPQARLVSKDQQEKLSPVPVEMEQSQSQSVVELQVKLKPDVKVEQDSKAVPEVKVEQEGKENPEVKVEQELKAEPEVKPEPQVKVNPEPEVNLNPDVMAELEVNVKPVVEMEPELKVDLDSEVESEVKVEPYVQMEPEPEENPMRNEVQEEFQVQMNLEAETERNQEIEERHIDMERNYESGGEPIMELEPLDDNQIFNEEGGNTDRSEVENSLRAAFQSQDPVIEPLPEDEGFMRKRNDVLEEEPILETDPEMGNEPFQNQEVIPDVAIMEEGPALDIMGERMSDLENNFPNEEARMGMEPEKNQDLHIAEGLDSVMMGEPGREFVSEEELPDMLLFKEPAMENSPALDGGAQVGWVPEREERTLMRQGGWSVCPGVQLEGKCYEFVKGPMSVADAEFFCQAKFPGGHLASITSPRIQREVMNMILRHNGAHTRTWIGGLRYLETNHFIWLDGSHWGYADWLSGEPSNAADVEDCLELLPHGNGKFNDFTCREPQPFICSYLY; via the exons ATGAAGACACTGGTATTGCTCCCACTTAGCTTTGCAG TGGCTCTGGCAGTGCCCCCATTTCCTCCTAGTGTGGCACAAAATCCTGATTTGCCTAAAGAAGATCAGAGCCCTCTGCTGGGAGACTGGGTTCCTTTGCAAGGTCATGTGGAGGTGGAGGATCCTGCACCACAGGCCAGACTTGTCTCCAAGGACCAGCAGGAGAAATTGTCTCCAGTGCCAGTGGAGATGGAGCAGAGCCAGAGTCAGAGTGTGGTAGAACTACAAGTTAAACTGAAGCCGGATGTCAAGGTGGAGCAAGACAGTAAAGCAGTACCAGAG GTTAAGGTGGAGCAAGAGGGTAAAGAAAACCCAGAAGTTAAGGTGGAGCAGGAGCTAAAAGCAGAGCCAGAGGTTAAACCAGAGCCACAAGTTAAGGTGAATCCAGAGCCAGAAGTAAATCTGAATCCAGATGTAATGGCTGAACTAGAGGTTAACGTGAAGCCAGTAGTTGAGATGGAGCCAGAGCTCAAAGTCGACCTAGACTCTGAGGTGGAATCAGAGGTTAAGGTGGAGCCATATGTTCAAATGGAGCCAGAACCTGAAGAGAACCCCATGCGTAATGAGGTCCAAGAGGAGTTTCAAGTGCAGATGAACCTTGAGGCAGAGACTGAAAGAAACCAGGAGATTGAAGAGAGGCATATTGACATGGAGAGAAACTATGAATCAGGGGGTGAGCCAATCATGGAGTTGGAGCCACTGGATGACAACCAGATATTCAACGAGGAAGGGGGCAATACGGATCGGTCAGAAGTGGAAAATTCCCTGAGGGCAGCATTTCAGAGCCAAGATCCTGTCATTGAACCTCTGCCAGAGGATGAGGGGTTTATGAGGAAGAGGAATGATGTTTTAGAAGAAGAACCAATCTTGGAAACGGATCCAGAGATGGGGAATGAGCCATTTCAAAATCAAGAGGTCATACCAGATGTTGCTATCATGGAAGAAGGGCCTGCATTGGACATTATGGGGGAGCGGATGTCAGATTTAGAGAACAATTTCCCAAATGAGGAGGCTAGGATGGGGATGGAGCCTGAAAAAAACCAAGACTTACACATAGCAGAGGGGTTGGACTCTGTAATGATGGGGGAACCAGGGAGAGAGTTTGTCAGTGAGGAGGAGCTCCCTGACATGCTGCTCTTCAAGGAGCCAGCAATGGAAAACAGTCCTGCTCTTGATGGAGGTGCTCAGGTTGGTTGGGTCcctgaaagagaagaaaggactTTGATGAGACAAGGAG GGTGGAGCGTTTGTCCTGGTGTGCAACTGGAGGGGAAGTGTTACGAGTTCGTCAAAGGACCAATGAGTGTTGCAGATGCTGAG TTCTTCTGCCAGGCAAAGTTCCCCGGTGGCCACCTGGCCTCCATCACAAGCCCACGCATCCAGAGAGAGGTGATGAACATGATACTGCGGCACAACGGGGCACATACACGCACCTGGATTGGAGGGCTCCGGTATTTGGAG ACCAATCACTTTATCTGGTTGGATGGATCCCACTGGGGCTATGCTGACTGGCTGTCAGGGGAGCCCAGTAACGCGGCAGATGTGGAGGACTGTCTGGAACTGCTGCCACATG gaAATGGAAAGTTCAATGACTTCACATGCCGGGAACCTCAGCCTTTTATCTGCTCCTACCTTTATTAA
- the LOC120801653 gene encoding aggrecan core protein-like isoform X4 gives MKTLVLLPLSFAVALAVPPFPPSVAQNPDLPKEDQSPLLGDWVPLQGHVEVEDPAPQARLVSKDQQEKLSPVPVEMEQSQSQSVVELQVKLKPDVKVEQDSKAVPEVKVEQEGKENPEVKVEQELKAEPEVKVEQEGKENPEVKVEQELKAEPEVKVEQEGKENPEVKVEQELKAEPEVKPEPQVKVNPEPEVNLNPDVMAELEVNVKPVVEMEPELKVDLDSEVESEVKVEPYVQMEPEPEENPMRNEVQEEFQVQMNLEAETERNQEIEERHIDMERNYESGGEPIMELEPLDDNQIFNEEGGNTDRSEVENSLRAAFQSQDPVIEPLPEDEGFMRKRNDVLEEEPILETDPEMGNEPFQNQEVIPDVAIMEEGPALDIMGERMSDLENNFPNEEARMGMEPEKNQDLHIAEGLDSVMMGEPGREFVSEEELPDMLLFKEPAMENSPALDGGAQVGWVPEREERTLMRQGGWSVCPGVQLEGKCYEFVKGPMSVADAEFFCQAKFPGGHLASITSPRIQREVMNMILRHNGAHTRTWIGGLRYLETNHFIWLDGSHWGYADWLSGEPSNAADVEDCLELLPHGNGKFNDFTCREPQPFICSYLY, from the exons ATGAAGACACTGGTATTGCTCCCACTTAGCTTTGCAG TGGCTCTGGCAGTGCCCCCATTTCCTCCTAGTGTGGCACAAAATCCTGATTTGCCTAAAGAAGATCAGAGCCCTCTGCTGGGAGACTGGGTTCCTTTGCAAGGTCATGTGGAGGTGGAGGATCCTGCACCACAGGCCAGACTTGTCTCCAAGGACCAGCAGGAGAAATTGTCTCCAGTGCCAGTGGAGATGGAGCAGAGCCAGAGTCAGAGTGTGGTAGAACTACAAGTTAAACTGAAGCCGGATGTCAAGGTGGAGCAAGACAGTAAAGCAGTACCAGAGGTTAAGGTGGAGCAAGAGGGTAAAGAAAACCCAGAAGTTAAGGTGGAGCAGGAGCTAAAAGCAGAGCCAGAG GTTAAGGTGGAGCAAGAGGGTAAAGAAAACCCAGAAGTTAAGGTGGAGCAGGAGCTAAAAGCAGAGCCAGAGGTTAAGGTGGAGCAAGAGGGTAAAGAAAACCCAGAAGTTAAGGTGGAGCAGGAGCTAAAAGCAGAGCCAGAGGTTAAACCAGAGCCACAAGTTAAGGTGAATCCAGAGCCAGAAGTAAATCTGAATCCAGATGTAATGGCTGAACTAGAGGTTAACGTGAAGCCAGTAGTTGAGATGGAGCCAGAGCTCAAAGTCGACCTAGACTCTGAGGTGGAATCAGAGGTTAAGGTGGAGCCATATGTTCAAATGGAGCCAGAACCTGAAGAGAACCCCATGCGTAATGAGGTCCAAGAGGAGTTTCAAGTGCAGATGAACCTTGAGGCAGAGACTGAAAGAAACCAGGAGATTGAAGAGAGGCATATTGACATGGAGAGAAACTATGAATCAGGGGGTGAGCCAATCATGGAGTTGGAGCCACTGGATGACAACCAGATATTCAACGAGGAAGGGGGCAATACGGATCGGTCAGAAGTGGAAAATTCCCTGAGGGCAGCATTTCAGAGCCAAGATCCTGTCATTGAACCTCTGCCAGAGGATGAGGGGTTTATGAGGAAGAGGAATGATGTTTTAGAAGAAGAACCAATCTTGGAAACGGATCCAGAGATGGGGAATGAGCCATTTCAAAATCAAGAGGTCATACCAGATGTTGCTATCATGGAAGAAGGGCCTGCATTGGACATTATGGGGGAGCGGATGTCAGATTTAGAGAACAATTTCCCAAATGAGGAGGCTAGGATGGGGATGGAGCCTGAAAAAAACCAAGACTTACACATAGCAGAGGGGTTGGACTCTGTAATGATGGGGGAACCAGGGAGAGAGTTTGTCAGTGAGGAGGAGCTCCCTGACATGCTGCTCTTCAAGGAGCCAGCAATGGAAAACAGTCCTGCTCTTGATGGAGGTGCTCAGGTTGGTTGGGTCcctgaaagagaagaaaggactTTGATGAGACAAGGAG GGTGGAGCGTTTGTCCTGGTGTGCAACTGGAGGGGAAGTGTTACGAGTTCGTCAAAGGACCAATGAGTGTTGCAGATGCTGAG TTCTTCTGCCAGGCAAAGTTCCCCGGTGGCCACCTGGCCTCCATCACAAGCCCACGCATCCAGAGAGAGGTGATGAACATGATACTGCGGCACAACGGGGCACATACACGCACCTGGATTGGAGGGCTCCGGTATTTGGAG ACCAATCACTTTATCTGGTTGGATGGATCCCACTGGGGCTATGCTGACTGGCTGTCAGGGGAGCCCAGTAACGCGGCAGATGTGGAGGACTGTCTGGAACTGCTGCCACATG gaAATGGAAAGTTCAATGACTTCACATGCCGGGAACCTCAGCCTTTTATCTGCTCCTACCTTTATTAA
- the LOC120801653 gene encoding cytadherence high molecular weight protein 1-like isoform X3 — protein MKTLVLLPLSFAVALAVPPFPPSVAQNPDLPKEDQSPLLGDWVPLQGHVEVEDPAPQARLVSKDQQEKLSPVPVEMEQSQSQSVVELQVKLKPDVKVEQDSKAVPEVKVEQEGKENPEVKVEQELKAEPEVKPEPQVKVNPEPEVNLNPDVMAELEVNVKPEVEMEPELKVVPEVKVEQEGKENPEVKVEQELKAEPEVKPEPQVKVNPEPEVNLNPDVMAELEVNVKPVVEMEPELKVDLDSEVESEVKVEPYVQMEPEPEENPMRNEVQEEFQVQMNLEAETERNQEIEERHIDMERNYESGGEPIMELEPLDDNQIFNEEGGNTDRSEVENSLRAAFQSQDPVIEPLPEDEGFMRKRNDVLEEEPILETDPEMGNEPFQNQEVIPDVAIMEEGPALDIMGERMSDLENNFPNEEARMGMEPEKNQDLHIAEGLDSVMMGEPGREFVSEEELPDMLLFKEPAMENSPALDGGAQVGWVPEREERTLMRQGGWSVCPGVQLEGKCYEFVKGPMSVADAEFFCQAKFPGGHLASITSPRIQREVMNMILRHNGAHTRTWIGGLRYLETNHFIWLDGSHWGYADWLSGEPSNAADVEDCLELLPHGNGKFNDFTCREPQPFICSYLY, from the exons ATGAAGACACTGGTATTGCTCCCACTTAGCTTTGCAG TGGCTCTGGCAGTGCCCCCATTTCCTCCTAGTGTGGCACAAAATCCTGATTTGCCTAAAGAAGATCAGAGCCCTCTGCTGGGAGACTGGGTTCCTTTGCAAGGTCATGTGGAGGTGGAGGATCCTGCACCACAGGCCAGACTTGTCTCCAAGGACCAGCAGGAGAAATTGTCTCCAGTGCCAGTGGAGATGGAGCAGAGCCAGAGTCAGAGTGTGGTAGAACTACAAGTTAAACTGAAGCCGGATGTCAAGGTGGAGCAAGACAGTAAAGCAGTACCAGAGGTTAAGGTGGAGCAAGAGGGTAAAGAAAACCCAGAAGTTAAGGTGGAGCAGGAGCTAAAAGCAGAGCCAGAGGTTAAACCAGAGCCACAAGTTAAGGTGAATCCAGAGCCAGAAGTAAATCTGAATCCAGATGTTATGGCTGAACTAGAGGTTAACGTGAAGCCAGAAGTTGAGATGGAGCCAGAGCTCAAAGTAGTACCAGAGGTTAAGGTGGAGCAAGAGGGTAAAGAAAACCCAGAAGTTAAGGTGGAGCAGGAGCTAAAAGCAGAGCCAGAG GTTAAACCAGAGCCACAAGTTAAGGTGAATCCAGAGCCAGAAGTAAATCTGAATCCAGATGTAATGGCTGAACTAGAGGTTAACGTGAAGCCAGTAGTTGAGATGGAGCCAGAGCTCAAAGTCGACCTAGACTCTGAGGTGGAATCAGAGGTTAAGGTGGAGCCATATGTTCAAATGGAGCCAGAACCTGAAGAGAACCCCATGCGTAATGAGGTCCAAGAGGAGTTTCAAGTGCAGATGAACCTTGAGGCAGAGACTGAAAGAAACCAGGAGATTGAAGAGAGGCATATTGACATGGAGAGAAACTATGAATCAGGGGGTGAGCCAATCATGGAGTTGGAGCCACTGGATGACAACCAGATATTCAACGAGGAAGGGGGCAATACGGATCGGTCAGAAGTGGAAAATTCCCTGAGGGCAGCATTTCAGAGCCAAGATCCTGTCATTGAACCTCTGCCAGAGGATGAGGGGTTTATGAGGAAGAGGAATGATGTTTTAGAAGAAGAACCAATCTTGGAAACGGATCCAGAGATGGGGAATGAGCCATTTCAAAATCAAGAGGTCATACCAGATGTTGCTATCATGGAAGAAGGGCCTGCATTGGACATTATGGGGGAGCGGATGTCAGATTTAGAGAACAATTTCCCAAATGAGGAGGCTAGGATGGGGATGGAGCCTGAAAAAAACCAAGACTTACACATAGCAGAGGGGTTGGACTCTGTAATGATGGGGGAACCAGGGAGAGAGTTTGTCAGTGAGGAGGAGCTCCCTGACATGCTGCTCTTCAAGGAGCCAGCAATGGAAAACAGTCCTGCTCTTGATGGAGGTGCTCAGGTTGGTTGGGTCcctgaaagagaagaaaggactTTGATGAGACAAGGAG GGTGGAGCGTTTGTCCTGGTGTGCAACTGGAGGGGAAGTGTTACGAGTTCGTCAAAGGACCAATGAGTGTTGCAGATGCTGAG TTCTTCTGCCAGGCAAAGTTCCCCGGTGGCCACCTGGCCTCCATCACAAGCCCACGCATCCAGAGAGAGGTGATGAACATGATACTGCGGCACAACGGGGCACATACACGCACCTGGATTGGAGGGCTCCGGTATTTGGAG ACCAATCACTTTATCTGGTTGGATGGATCCCACTGGGGCTATGCTGACTGGCTGTCAGGGGAGCCCAGTAACGCGGCAGATGTGGAGGACTGTCTGGAACTGCTGCCACATG gaAATGGAAAGTTCAATGACTTCACATGCCGGGAACCTCAGCCTTTTATCTGCTCCTACCTTTATTAA
- the LOC120801653 gene encoding aggrecan core protein-like isoform X6, with amino-acid sequence MKTLVLLPLSFAVALAVPPFPPSVAQNPDLPKEDQSPLLGDWVPLQGHVEVEDPAPQARLVSKDQQEKLSPVPVEMEQSQSQSVVELQVKLKPDVKVEQDSKAVPEVKVEQEGKENPEVKVEQELKAEPEVKVEQEGKENPEVKVEQELKAEPEVKPEPQVKVNPEPEVNLNPDVMAELEVNVKPVVEMEPELKVDLDSEVESEVKVEPYVQMEPEPEENPMRNEVQEEFQVQMNLEAETERNQEIEERHIDMERNYESGGEPIMELEPLDDNQIFNEEGGNTDRSEVENSLRAAFQSQDPVIEPLPEDEGFMRKRNDVLEEEPILETDPEMGNEPFQNQEVIPDVAIMEEGPALDIMGERMSDLENNFPNEEARMGMEPEKNQDLHIAEGLDSVMMGEPGREFVSEEELPDMLLFKEPAMENSPALDGGAQVGWVPEREERTLMRQGGWSVCPGVQLEGKCYEFVKGPMSVADAEFFCQAKFPGGHLASITSPRIQREVMNMILRHNGAHTRTWIGGLRYLETNHFIWLDGSHWGYADWLSGEPSNAADVEDCLELLPHGNGKFNDFTCREPQPFICSYLY; translated from the exons ATGAAGACACTGGTATTGCTCCCACTTAGCTTTGCAG TGGCTCTGGCAGTGCCCCCATTTCCTCCTAGTGTGGCACAAAATCCTGATTTGCCTAAAGAAGATCAGAGCCCTCTGCTGGGAGACTGGGTTCCTTTGCAAGGTCATGTGGAGGTGGAGGATCCTGCACCACAGGCCAGACTTGTCTCCAAGGACCAGCAGGAGAAATTGTCTCCAGTGCCAGTGGAGATGGAGCAGAGCCAGAGTCAGAGTGTGGTAGAACTACAAGTTAAACTGAAGCCGGATGTCAAGGTGGAGCAAGACAGTAAAGCAGTACCAGAGGTTAAGGTGGAGCAAGAGGGTAAAGAAAACCCAGAAGTTAAGGTGGAGCAGGAGCTAAAAGCAGAGCCAGAG GTTAAGGTGGAGCAAGAGGGTAAAGAAAACCCAGAAGTTAAGGTGGAGCAGGAGCTAAAAGCAGAGCCAGAG GTTAAACCAGAGCCACAAGTTAAGGTGAATCCAGAGCCAGAAGTAAATCTGAATCCAGATGTAATGGCTGAACTAGAGGTTAACGTGAAGCCAGTAGTTGAGATGGAGCCAGAGCTCAAAGTCGACCTAGACTCTGAGGTGGAATCAGAGGTTAAGGTGGAGCCATATGTTCAAATGGAGCCAGAACCTGAAGAGAACCCCATGCGTAATGAGGTCCAAGAGGAGTTTCAAGTGCAGATGAACCTTGAGGCAGAGACTGAAAGAAACCAGGAGATTGAAGAGAGGCATATTGACATGGAGAGAAACTATGAATCAGGGGGTGAGCCAATCATGGAGTTGGAGCCACTGGATGACAACCAGATATTCAACGAGGAAGGGGGCAATACGGATCGGTCAGAAGTGGAAAATTCCCTGAGGGCAGCATTTCAGAGCCAAGATCCTGTCATTGAACCTCTGCCAGAGGATGAGGGGTTTATGAGGAAGAGGAATGATGTTTTAGAAGAAGAACCAATCTTGGAAACGGATCCAGAGATGGGGAATGAGCCATTTCAAAATCAAGAGGTCATACCAGATGTTGCTATCATGGAAGAAGGGCCTGCATTGGACATTATGGGGGAGCGGATGTCAGATTTAGAGAACAATTTCCCAAATGAGGAGGCTAGGATGGGGATGGAGCCTGAAAAAAACCAAGACTTACACATAGCAGAGGGGTTGGACTCTGTAATGATGGGGGAACCAGGGAGAGAGTTTGTCAGTGAGGAGGAGCTCCCTGACATGCTGCTCTTCAAGGAGCCAGCAATGGAAAACAGTCCTGCTCTTGATGGAGGTGCTCAGGTTGGTTGGGTCcctgaaagagaagaaaggactTTGATGAGACAAGGAG GGTGGAGCGTTTGTCCTGGTGTGCAACTGGAGGGGAAGTGTTACGAGTTCGTCAAAGGACCAATGAGTGTTGCAGATGCTGAG TTCTTCTGCCAGGCAAAGTTCCCCGGTGGCCACCTGGCCTCCATCACAAGCCCACGCATCCAGAGAGAGGTGATGAACATGATACTGCGGCACAACGGGGCACATACACGCACCTGGATTGGAGGGCTCCGGTATTTGGAG ACCAATCACTTTATCTGGTTGGATGGATCCCACTGGGGCTATGCTGACTGGCTGTCAGGGGAGCCCAGTAACGCGGCAGATGTGGAGGACTGTCTGGAACTGCTGCCACATG gaAATGGAAAGTTCAATGACTTCACATGCCGGGAACCTCAGCCTTTTATCTGCTCCTACCTTTATTAA
- the LOC120801653 gene encoding aggrecan core protein-like isoform X5 yields the protein MKTLVLLPLSFAVALAVPPFPPSVAQNPDLPKEDQSPLLGDWVPLQGHVEVEDPAPQARLVSKDQQEKLSPVPVEMEQSQSQSVVELQVKLKPDVKVEQDSKAVPEVKVEQEGKENPEVKVEQELKAEPEVKVEQEGKENPEVKVEQELKAEPEVKPEPQVKVNPEPEVNLNPDVMAELEVNVKPVVEMEPELKVDLDSEVESEVKVEPYVQMEPEPEENPMRNEVQEEFQVQMNLEAETERNQEIEERHIDMERNYESGGEPIMELEPLDDNQIFNEEGGNTDRSEVENSLRAAFQSQDPVIEPLPEDEGFMRKRNDVLEEEPILETDPEMGNEPFQNQEVIPDVAIMEEGPALDIMGERMSDLENNFPNEEARMGMEPEKNQDLHIAEGLDSVMMGEPGREFVSEEELPDMLLFKEPAMENSPALDGGAQVGWVPEREERTLMRQGGWSVCPGVQLEGKCYEFVKGPMSVADAEFFCQAKFPGGHLASITSPRIQREVMNMILRHNGAHTRTWIGGLRYLETNHFIWLDGSHWGYADWLSGEPSNAADVEDCLELLPHGNGKFNDFTCREPQPFICSYLY from the exons ATGAAGACACTGGTATTGCTCCCACTTAGCTTTGCAG TGGCTCTGGCAGTGCCCCCATTTCCTCCTAGTGTGGCACAAAATCCTGATTTGCCTAAAGAAGATCAGAGCCCTCTGCTGGGAGACTGGGTTCCTTTGCAAGGTCATGTGGAGGTGGAGGATCCTGCACCACAGGCCAGACTTGTCTCCAAGGACCAGCAGGAGAAATTGTCTCCAGTGCCAGTGGAGATGGAGCAGAGCCAGAGTCAGAGTGTGGTAGAACTACAAGTTAAACTGAAGCCGGATGTCAAGGTGGAGCAAGACAGTAAAGCAGTACCAGAG GTTAAGGTGGAGCAAGAGGGTAAAGAAAACCCAGAAGTTAAGGTGGAGCAGGAGCTAAAAGCAGAGCCAGAGGTTAAGGTGGAGCAAGAGGGTAAAGAAAACCCAGAAGTTAAGGTGGAGCAGGAGCTAAAAGCAGAGCCAGAGGTTAAACCAGAGCCACAAGTTAAGGTGAATCCAGAGCCAGAAGTAAATCTGAATCCAGATGTAATGGCTGAACTAGAGGTTAACGTGAAGCCAGTAGTTGAGATGGAGCCAGAGCTCAAAGTCGACCTAGACTCTGAGGTGGAATCAGAGGTTAAGGTGGAGCCATATGTTCAAATGGAGCCAGAACCTGAAGAGAACCCCATGCGTAATGAGGTCCAAGAGGAGTTTCAAGTGCAGATGAACCTTGAGGCAGAGACTGAAAGAAACCAGGAGATTGAAGAGAGGCATATTGACATGGAGAGAAACTATGAATCAGGGGGTGAGCCAATCATGGAGTTGGAGCCACTGGATGACAACCAGATATTCAACGAGGAAGGGGGCAATACGGATCGGTCAGAAGTGGAAAATTCCCTGAGGGCAGCATTTCAGAGCCAAGATCCTGTCATTGAACCTCTGCCAGAGGATGAGGGGTTTATGAGGAAGAGGAATGATGTTTTAGAAGAAGAACCAATCTTGGAAACGGATCCAGAGATGGGGAATGAGCCATTTCAAAATCAAGAGGTCATACCAGATGTTGCTATCATGGAAGAAGGGCCTGCATTGGACATTATGGGGGAGCGGATGTCAGATTTAGAGAACAATTTCCCAAATGAGGAGGCTAGGATGGGGATGGAGCCTGAAAAAAACCAAGACTTACACATAGCAGAGGGGTTGGACTCTGTAATGATGGGGGAACCAGGGAGAGAGTTTGTCAGTGAGGAGGAGCTCCCTGACATGCTGCTCTTCAAGGAGCCAGCAATGGAAAACAGTCCTGCTCTTGATGGAGGTGCTCAGGTTGGTTGGGTCcctgaaagagaagaaaggactTTGATGAGACAAGGAG GGTGGAGCGTTTGTCCTGGTGTGCAACTGGAGGGGAAGTGTTACGAGTTCGTCAAAGGACCAATGAGTGTTGCAGATGCTGAG TTCTTCTGCCAGGCAAAGTTCCCCGGTGGCCACCTGGCCTCCATCACAAGCCCACGCATCCAGAGAGAGGTGATGAACATGATACTGCGGCACAACGGGGCACATACACGCACCTGGATTGGAGGGCTCCGGTATTTGGAG ACCAATCACTTTATCTGGTTGGATGGATCCCACTGGGGCTATGCTGACTGGCTGTCAGGGGAGCCCAGTAACGCGGCAGATGTGGAGGACTGTCTGGAACTGCTGCCACATG gaAATGGAAAGTTCAATGACTTCACATGCCGGGAACCTCAGCCTTTTATCTGCTCCTACCTTTATTAA
- the LOC120801653 gene encoding aggrecan core protein-like isoform X2: MKTLVLLPLSFAVALAVPPFPPSVAQNPDLPKEDQSPLLGDWVPLQGHVEVEDPAPQARLVSKDQQEKLSPVPVEMEQSQSQSVVELQVKLKPDVKVEQDSKAVPEVKVEQEGKENPEVKVEQELKAEPEVKPEPQVKVNPEPEVNLNPDVMAELEVNVKPEVEMEPELKVVPEVKVEQEGKENPEVKVEQELKAEPEVKVEQEGKENPEVKVEQELKAEPEVKPEPQVKVNPEPEVNLNPDVMAELEVNVKPVVEMEPELKVDLDSEVESEVKVEPYVQMEPEPEENPMRNEVQEEFQVQMNLEAETERNQEIEERHIDMERNYESGGEPIMELEPLDDNQIFNEEGGNTDRSEVENSLRAAFQSQDPVIEPLPEDEGFMRKRNDVLEEEPILETDPEMGNEPFQNQEVIPDVAIMEEGPALDIMGERMSDLENNFPNEEARMGMEPEKNQDLHIAEGLDSVMMGEPGREFVSEEELPDMLLFKEPAMENSPALDGGAQVGWVPEREERTLMRQGGWSVCPGVQLEGKCYEFVKGPMSVADAEFFCQAKFPGGHLASITSPRIQREVMNMILRHNGAHTRTWIGGLRYLETNHFIWLDGSHWGYADWLSGEPSNAADVEDCLELLPHGNGKFNDFTCREPQPFICSYLY; encoded by the exons ATGAAGACACTGGTATTGCTCCCACTTAGCTTTGCAG TGGCTCTGGCAGTGCCCCCATTTCCTCCTAGTGTGGCACAAAATCCTGATTTGCCTAAAGAAGATCAGAGCCCTCTGCTGGGAGACTGGGTTCCTTTGCAAGGTCATGTGGAGGTGGAGGATCCTGCACCACAGGCCAGACTTGTCTCCAAGGACCAGCAGGAGAAATTGTCTCCAGTGCCAGTGGAGATGGAGCAGAGCCAGAGTCAGAGTGTGGTAGAACTACAAGTTAAACTGAAGCCGGATGTCAAGGTGGAGCAAGACAGTAAAGCAGTACCAGAGGTTAAGGTGGAGCAAGAGGGTAAAGAAAACCCAGAAGTTAAGGTGGAGCAGGAGCTAAAAGCAGAGCCAGAGGTTAAACCAGAGCCACAAGTTAAGGTGAATCCAGAGCCAGAAGTAAATCTGAATCCAGATGTTATGGCTGAACTAGAGGTTAACGTGAAGCCAGAAGTTGAGATGGAGCCAGAGCTCAAAGTAGTACCAGAGGTTAAGGTGGAGCAAGAGGGTAAAGAAAACCCAGAAGTTAAGGTGGAGCAGGAGCTAAAAGCAGAGCCAGAGGTTAAGGTGGAGCAAGAGGGTAAAGAAAACCCAGAAGTTAAGGTGGAGCAGGAGCTAAAAGCAGAGCCAGAGGTTAAACCAGAGCCACAAGTTAAGGTGAATCCAGAGCCAGAAGTAAATCTGAATCCAGATGTAATGGCTGAACTAGAGGTTAACGTGAAGCCAGTAGTTGAGATGGAGCCAGAGCTCAAAGTCGACCTAGACTCTGAGGTGGAATCAGAGGTTAAGGTGGAGCCATATGTTCAAATGGAGCCAGAACCTGAAGAGAACCCCATGCGTAATGAGGTCCAAGAGGAGTTTCAAGTGCAGATGAACCTTGAGGCAGAGACTGAAAGAAACCAGGAGATTGAAGAGAGGCATATTGACATGGAGAGAAACTATGAATCAGGGGGTGAGCCAATCATGGAGTTGGAGCCACTGGATGACAACCAGATATTCAACGAGGAAGGGGGCAATACGGATCGGTCAGAAGTGGAAAATTCCCTGAGGGCAGCATTTCAGAGCCAAGATCCTGTCATTGAACCTCTGCCAGAGGATGAGGGGTTTATGAGGAAGAGGAATGATGTTTTAGAAGAAGAACCAATCTTGGAAACGGATCCAGAGATGGGGAATGAGCCATTTCAAAATCAAGAGGTCATACCAGATGTTGCTATCATGGAAGAAGGGCCTGCATTGGACATTATGGGGGAGCGGATGTCAGATTTAGAGAACAATTTCCCAAATGAGGAGGCTAGGATGGGGATGGAGCCTGAAAAAAACCAAGACTTACACATAGCAGAGGGGTTGGACTCTGTAATGATGGGGGAACCAGGGAGAGAGTTTGTCAGTGAGGAGGAGCTCCCTGACATGCTGCTCTTCAAGGAGCCAGCAATGGAAAACAGTCCTGCTCTTGATGGAGGTGCTCAGGTTGGTTGGGTCcctgaaagagaagaaaggactTTGATGAGACAAGGAG GGTGGAGCGTTTGTCCTGGTGTGCAACTGGAGGGGAAGTGTTACGAGTTCGTCAAAGGACCAATGAGTGTTGCAGATGCTGAG TTCTTCTGCCAGGCAAAGTTCCCCGGTGGCCACCTGGCCTCCATCACAAGCCCACGCATCCAGAGAGAGGTGATGAACATGATACTGCGGCACAACGGGGCACATACACGCACCTGGATTGGAGGGCTCCGGTATTTGGAG ACCAATCACTTTATCTGGTTGGATGGATCCCACTGGGGCTATGCTGACTGGCTGTCAGGGGAGCCCAGTAACGCGGCAGATGTGGAGGACTGTCTGGAACTGCTGCCACATG gaAATGGAAAGTTCAATGACTTCACATGCCGGGAACCTCAGCCTTTTATCTGCTCCTACCTTTATTAA